The proteins below come from a single Gossypium raimondii isolate GPD5lz chromosome 2, ASM2569854v1, whole genome shotgun sequence genomic window:
- the LOC105789887 gene encoding WUSCHEL-related homeobox 3 isoform X2, with protein sequence MCPAGSSRWCPTPEQVMILEEMYRSGVKTPNATQIQQITSHLSFYGKIEGKNVFYWFQNHKARERQKLRRKLTKQLQLQQQQLFHHYFDSLPSPPFQHLSYYNSPPPPQVGVHDAAAAAKQGINYTWKLDVSERMDVDKSMMKMYGGDLLMMVDLSTPSLSSPCFFTTATATTGPPPLKTLELFPVTASNLKEECNKNNNG encoded by the exons ATGTGTCCAGCAGGGTCTTCTAGGTGGTGTCCAACACCAGAGCAAGTTATGATATTGGAAGAGATGTATAGGAGTGGGGTGAAGACCCCAAATGCTACACAAATCCAACAAATCACTTCACACCTCTCTTTCTATGGCAAAATTGAAGGCAAGAATGTGTTTTATTGGTTCCAAAACCATAAGGCAAGGGAAAGACAGAAGCTTAGAAGGAAACTTACCAAGCAACTCCaattacaacaacaacaactttTTCATCACTACTTTGATTCTCTCCCCTCCCCTCCTTTTCAACATCTTTCTTACTATAACTCACCCCCTCCTCCTCAG GTGGGAGTTCATGatgcagcagcagcagcaaagCAAGGGATTAACTACACGTGGAAGCTTGATGTATCTGAAAGAATGGATGTTGATAAGTCTATGATGAAGATGTACGGGGGTGATTTGCTGATGATGGTTGATTTGAGTACTCCCTCTTTATCATCACCATGCTTCTTCACCACCGCCACCGCCACCACTGGACCACCTCCCCTTAAAACCCTTGAACTTTTCCCAGTCACTGCTTCCAATCTCAAGGAAGAGTGCAACAAGAATAACAACGgctaa
- the LOC105789887 gene encoding WUSCHEL-related homeobox 3 isoform X1, with protein MCPAGSSRWCPTPEQVMILEEMYRSGVKTPNATQIQQITSHLSFYGKIEGKNVFYWFQNHKARERQKLRRKLTKQLQLQQQQLFHHYFDSLPSPPFQHLSYYNSPPPPQQVGVHDAAAAAKQGINYTWKLDVSERMDVDKSMMKMYGGDLLMMVDLSTPSLSSPCFFTTATATTGPPPLKTLELFPVTASNLKEECNKNNNG; from the exons ATGTGTCCAGCAGGGTCTTCTAGGTGGTGTCCAACACCAGAGCAAGTTATGATATTGGAAGAGATGTATAGGAGTGGGGTGAAGACCCCAAATGCTACACAAATCCAACAAATCACTTCACACCTCTCTTTCTATGGCAAAATTGAAGGCAAGAATGTGTTTTATTGGTTCCAAAACCATAAGGCAAGGGAAAGACAGAAGCTTAGAAGGAAACTTACCAAGCAACTCCaattacaacaacaacaactttTTCATCACTACTTTGATTCTCTCCCCTCCCCTCCTTTTCAACATCTTTCTTACTATAACTCACCCCCTCCTCCTCAG caGGTGGGAGTTCATGatgcagcagcagcagcaaagCAAGGGATTAACTACACGTGGAAGCTTGATGTATCTGAAAGAATGGATGTTGATAAGTCTATGATGAAGATGTACGGGGGTGATTTGCTGATGATGGTTGATTTGAGTACTCCCTCTTTATCATCACCATGCTTCTTCACCACCGCCACCGCCACCACTGGACCACCTCCCCTTAAAACCCTTGAACTTTTCCCAGTCACTGCTTCCAATCTCAAGGAAGAGTGCAACAAGAATAACAACGgctaa